The following coding sequences are from one Dama dama isolate Ldn47 chromosome 8, ASM3311817v1, whole genome shotgun sequence window:
- the SH3BGRL3 gene encoding SH3 domain-binding glutamic acid-rich-like protein 3, with product MSGLRVYSTSVTGSREIKSQQSEVTRILDGKRIQYQLVDISQDNALRDEMRALAGNPKATPPQIVNGDQYCGDYELFVEAVEQNTLQEFLKLA from the exons ATGAGCGGCCTGCGCGTCTACAGCACGTCGGTCACCGGCTCCCGCGAA ATCAAATCCCAGCAGAGTGAGGTGACCCGCATCCTGGATGGGAAGCGCATCCAGTACCAGCTAGTGGACATCTCCCAGGACAACGCCCTGCGGGACGAGATGCGAGCCTTGGCCGGCAACCCCAAGGCCACCCCACCCCAGATTGTCAACGGGGACCAGTATTGTGGG GACTACGAGCTCTTCGTGGAGGCTGTGGAGCAGAACACACTGCAGGAGTTCCTGAAACTGGCCTGA
- the UBXN11 gene encoding UBX domain-containing protein 11 isoform X3, which yields MSSPLASLGKIRRVPLQSEPVNPGRRGIKIYGNVPVYHDSELVATLTRKLRDLEQQVKAQTDEILSKTRKIQALEELVETLEEHQGKVSLQRQEELETVCAKLQRQVGEMERFLGDYGLQWVGEPTDQEDSEDDERDWMTAKKFWKPGDSLVPPEVDFDRLLASLKDLSELVGDSDTQMMPVPDRVPHRTLEPIPLRLYRNGIMMFDGPFRPFHDPSTQRCLRDILDGFFPSELQRLYPDGVPFKVSDLRSQVYPENGLDPFPGEGRVVGLQRIRKPLDSMEHPGSRMTAEKFLNRLPKFVIRQGEVIDIRGPIRDTLQNCCPLPVRIQEIVVETPALAAERARSRESPESPAPRLSMLRIRSENGEQAFLLMMRPEDRVGDVRALLAQARAVEPTTFEIFSTFPPTVYNDDALTLQAAGLVPNATLLLRVRRASLPAPGPK from the exons ATGAGCTCACCTTTGGCCTCCCTTGGCAAGATCCGGAGAGTGCCCCTACAGTCGGAGCCTGTGAATCCTGG GAGGCGGGGGATAAAAATCTACGGAAATG TCCCCGTGTACCATGACTCGGAGCTGGTGGCCACCCTGACACGGAAACTGCGGGATCTGGAACAGCAGGTGAAGGCCCAGACTGACGAGATACTGTCCAAG ACTCGGAAGATACAGGCCTTGGAGGAGTTGGTGGAGACCCTCGAGGAGCACCAGG GCAAGGTGAGCCTGCAGCGGCAGGAGGAGCTGGAGACGGTGTGCGCGAAGCTGCAGCGGCAAGTTGGGGAGATGGAG CGGTTCCTCGGTGACTATGGCTTGCAGTGGGTGGGTGAGCCCACAGACCAGGAAGACTCGGAGGATGATGAGAGGGACTGGATGACGGCCAAGAAGTTCTGGAAGCCAG GGGACTCGTTGGTTCCCCCCGAGGTGGACTTTGACAGGCTGCTGGCCAGCCTGAAGGATCTCAGCGAGCTGGTGGGAGACAGCGACACCCAGATGATGCCAGTGCCCGACAGAGTGCCGCACCGGACCCTTGAACCCATCCCACTGAGGCTCTACCGGAATGGCATCATGATGTTCGACGGGCCCTTCAGGCCCTTCCACGATCCCTCCACGCAG CGCTGCCTCCGAGACATACTGGATGGCTTTTTCCCCTCAGAGCTCCAGCGGCTATACCCTGATGGCGTCCCCTTTAAG GTGAGTGACCTGCGCAGTCAGGTCTACCCAGAGAATGGGCTGGACCCGTTCCCAGGTGAGGGCCGTGTGGTAGGCCTGCAGAGGATTCGGAaacccttggacagcatggagcaTCCAG GCTCCAGGATGACTGCCGAGAAGTTTCTGAACAGGCTCCCCAAATTTGTGATCCGACAAGGCGAGGTGATTGACATTCGGGGCCCGATCCGGGACACCCTGCAG AACTGCTGCCCGTTGCCTGTCCGGATCCAGGAGATCGTGGTGGAGACGCCTGCCTTGGCTGCTGAGCGTGCGAG GAGCCGGGAGTCTCCGGAGTCACCGGCGCCCCGGCTCTCCATGCTACGCATCAGGTCTGAGAACGGCGAGCAGGCTTTCCTGCTGATGATGCGGCCGGAAGACAGGGTCGGCGATGTGCGCGCCCTGCTCGCACAGGCCAG GGCCGTGGAGCCCACCACCTTCGAGATCTTCAGTACGTTCCCGCCCACAGTCTACAACGACGACGCGCTCACACTGCAGGCCGCGGGCCTAGTGCCCAACGCCACGCTACTGCTTCGGGTGCGCCGGGCCTCGCTGCCCGCCCCCGGCCCCAAATAA
- the UBXN11 gene encoding UBX domain-containing protein 11 isoform X1, protein MSSPLASLGKIRRVPLQSEPVNPGRRGIKIYGNEDEVDMLNDAHGSEERISVPSCYGGIGAPVSRQVPVYHDSELVATLTRKLRDLEQQVKAQTDEILSKTRKIQALEELVETLEEHQGKVSLQRQEELETVCAKLQRQVGEMERFLGDYGLQWVGEPTDQEDSEDDERDWMTAKKFWKPGDSLVPPEVDFDRLLASLKDLSELVGDSDTQMMPVPDRVPHRTLEPIPLRLYRNGIMMFDGPFRPFHDPSTQRCLRDILDGFFPSELQRLYPDGVPFKVSDLRSQVYPENGLDPFPGEGRVVGLQRIRKPLDSMEHPGSRMTAEKFLNRLPKFVIRQGEVIDIRGPIRDTLQNCCPLPVRIQEIVVETPALAAERARSRESPESPAPRLSMLRIRSENGEQAFLLMMRPEDRVGDVRALLAQARAVEPTTFEIFSTFPPTVYNDDALTLQAAGLVPNATLLLRVRRASLPAPGPK, encoded by the exons ATGAGCTCACCTTTGGCCTCCCTTGGCAAGATCCGGAGAGTGCCCCTACAGTCGGAGCCTGTGAATCCTGG GAGGCGGGGGATAAAAATCTACGGAAATG AAGATGAGGTAGACATGCTGAATGACGCTCACGGCTCGGAAGAAAGGATCTCTGTCCCGTCCTGCTATGGTGGCATAGGTGCCCCTGTCAGTAGGCAAG TCCCCGTGTACCATGACTCGGAGCTGGTGGCCACCCTGACACGGAAACTGCGGGATCTGGAACAGCAGGTGAAGGCCCAGACTGACGAGATACTGTCCAAG ACTCGGAAGATACAGGCCTTGGAGGAGTTGGTGGAGACCCTCGAGGAGCACCAGG GCAAGGTGAGCCTGCAGCGGCAGGAGGAGCTGGAGACGGTGTGCGCGAAGCTGCAGCGGCAAGTTGGGGAGATGGAG CGGTTCCTCGGTGACTATGGCTTGCAGTGGGTGGGTGAGCCCACAGACCAGGAAGACTCGGAGGATGATGAGAGGGACTGGATGACGGCCAAGAAGTTCTGGAAGCCAG GGGACTCGTTGGTTCCCCCCGAGGTGGACTTTGACAGGCTGCTGGCCAGCCTGAAGGATCTCAGCGAGCTGGTGGGAGACAGCGACACCCAGATGATGCCAGTGCCCGACAGAGTGCCGCACCGGACCCTTGAACCCATCCCACTGAGGCTCTACCGGAATGGCATCATGATGTTCGACGGGCCCTTCAGGCCCTTCCACGATCCCTCCACGCAG CGCTGCCTCCGAGACATACTGGATGGCTTTTTCCCCTCAGAGCTCCAGCGGCTATACCCTGATGGCGTCCCCTTTAAG GTGAGTGACCTGCGCAGTCAGGTCTACCCAGAGAATGGGCTGGACCCGTTCCCAGGTGAGGGCCGTGTGGTAGGCCTGCAGAGGATTCGGAaacccttggacagcatggagcaTCCAG GCTCCAGGATGACTGCCGAGAAGTTTCTGAACAGGCTCCCCAAATTTGTGATCCGACAAGGCGAGGTGATTGACATTCGGGGCCCGATCCGGGACACCCTGCAG AACTGCTGCCCGTTGCCTGTCCGGATCCAGGAGATCGTGGTGGAGACGCCTGCCTTGGCTGCTGAGCGTGCGAG GAGCCGGGAGTCTCCGGAGTCACCGGCGCCCCGGCTCTCCATGCTACGCATCAGGTCTGAGAACGGCGAGCAGGCTTTCCTGCTGATGATGCGGCCGGAAGACAGGGTCGGCGATGTGCGCGCCCTGCTCGCACAGGCCAG GGCCGTGGAGCCCACCACCTTCGAGATCTTCAGTACGTTCCCGCCCACAGTCTACAACGACGACGCGCTCACACTGCAGGCCGCGGGCCTAGTGCCCAACGCCACGCTACTGCTTCGGGTGCGCCGGGCCTCGCTGCCCGCCCCCGGCCCCAAATAA
- the UBXN11 gene encoding UBX domain-containing protein 11 isoform X2: protein MSSPLASLGKIRRVPLQSEPVNPGRRGIKIYGNEDEVDMLNDAHGSEERISVPSCYGGIGAPVSRQVPVYHDSELVATLTRKLRDLEQQTRKIQALEELVETLEEHQGKVSLQRQEELETVCAKLQRQVGEMERFLGDYGLQWVGEPTDQEDSEDDERDWMTAKKFWKPGDSLVPPEVDFDRLLASLKDLSELVGDSDTQMMPVPDRVPHRTLEPIPLRLYRNGIMMFDGPFRPFHDPSTQRCLRDILDGFFPSELQRLYPDGVPFKVSDLRSQVYPENGLDPFPGEGRVVGLQRIRKPLDSMEHPGSRMTAEKFLNRLPKFVIRQGEVIDIRGPIRDTLQNCCPLPVRIQEIVVETPALAAERARSRESPESPAPRLSMLRIRSENGEQAFLLMMRPEDRVGDVRALLAQARAVEPTTFEIFSTFPPTVYNDDALTLQAAGLVPNATLLLRVRRASLPAPGPK, encoded by the exons ATGAGCTCACCTTTGGCCTCCCTTGGCAAGATCCGGAGAGTGCCCCTACAGTCGGAGCCTGTGAATCCTGG GAGGCGGGGGATAAAAATCTACGGAAATG AAGATGAGGTAGACATGCTGAATGACGCTCACGGCTCGGAAGAAAGGATCTCTGTCCCGTCCTGCTATGGTGGCATAGGTGCCCCTGTCAGTAGGCAAG TCCCCGTGTACCATGACTCGGAGCTGGTGGCCACCCTGACACGGAAACTGCGGGATCTGGAACAGCAG ACTCGGAAGATACAGGCCTTGGAGGAGTTGGTGGAGACCCTCGAGGAGCACCAGG GCAAGGTGAGCCTGCAGCGGCAGGAGGAGCTGGAGACGGTGTGCGCGAAGCTGCAGCGGCAAGTTGGGGAGATGGAG CGGTTCCTCGGTGACTATGGCTTGCAGTGGGTGGGTGAGCCCACAGACCAGGAAGACTCGGAGGATGATGAGAGGGACTGGATGACGGCCAAGAAGTTCTGGAAGCCAG GGGACTCGTTGGTTCCCCCCGAGGTGGACTTTGACAGGCTGCTGGCCAGCCTGAAGGATCTCAGCGAGCTGGTGGGAGACAGCGACACCCAGATGATGCCAGTGCCCGACAGAGTGCCGCACCGGACCCTTGAACCCATCCCACTGAGGCTCTACCGGAATGGCATCATGATGTTCGACGGGCCCTTCAGGCCCTTCCACGATCCCTCCACGCAG CGCTGCCTCCGAGACATACTGGATGGCTTTTTCCCCTCAGAGCTCCAGCGGCTATACCCTGATGGCGTCCCCTTTAAG GTGAGTGACCTGCGCAGTCAGGTCTACCCAGAGAATGGGCTGGACCCGTTCCCAGGTGAGGGCCGTGTGGTAGGCCTGCAGAGGATTCGGAaacccttggacagcatggagcaTCCAG GCTCCAGGATGACTGCCGAGAAGTTTCTGAACAGGCTCCCCAAATTTGTGATCCGACAAGGCGAGGTGATTGACATTCGGGGCCCGATCCGGGACACCCTGCAG AACTGCTGCCCGTTGCCTGTCCGGATCCAGGAGATCGTGGTGGAGACGCCTGCCTTGGCTGCTGAGCGTGCGAG GAGCCGGGAGTCTCCGGAGTCACCGGCGCCCCGGCTCTCCATGCTACGCATCAGGTCTGAGAACGGCGAGCAGGCTTTCCTGCTGATGATGCGGCCGGAAGACAGGGTCGGCGATGTGCGCGCCCTGCTCGCACAGGCCAG GGCCGTGGAGCCCACCACCTTCGAGATCTTCAGTACGTTCCCGCCCACAGTCTACAACGACGACGCGCTCACACTGCAGGCCGCGGGCCTAGTGCCCAACGCCACGCTACTGCTTCGGGTGCGCCGGGCCTCGCTGCCCGCCCCCGGCCCCAAATAA